The nucleotide window TCCTGATTACTTATTTTAGCAGGAGGAAAAAATTATAAGATTTTAAATAGTTAACAAGGCATATGAACAGGTTTGAATAGGTTTTTAATCAACAGCTGAAACCCTCATGATGTTTGGCAAGGAACAAAACTACTAGGTTCTGCCCCTGGAGATTGGGCATTGCTCGGATGTACGGTTGCCCCTGGATTTAATTTTGAAAACTTTCATCTAAAATCCAGAAAAGAACTCATTCATATATTTCCTGCACTTGAGGCCAAAATATTAGAATTTACGAGGTAGTAGTTTTGCCACACTCATATTTATTAAGAAGAATATCAATAACTTTGTTTTCAAAACTCAAAGTCAATTTAATAATCCCTAAACTAAATTATAAAAATTACAAATTTTTAGACAATATCTAGGTTTAAAATTGCCCTCTTTCTATTTTCTTGATAAATCTCTGGGCACATGAAAAAAATAATATCTTTCTTTTATTCACTTTGCCTACTATCTTGTTTAACACTTTCCTATTCTCCAGACGCTTTTTCTATTTCTGATCAATTAAAAAAAGATTTATGCAACAAATTGTTCCATGGACCTTTGGCCAAAATGGAATTTTTAAGTAGTGGCTCAAAAGAACTCAATGATGTCGAATTTATTCACTCGTTCAGTAATAGCATTACTCCCAAACATAAAACTTTAACAGGACCCAGAAATCAAAGCTACTGGGCCAATAAAATTAGCACTCGATTCTATGGAAGTTACAAAAGAATCGATATGGGTAGGAAAAAAAATAATGACGAACTTATAAAAATTGGGTTAACAGAAGAAGCAATTAAATTTTTAATTCTTGATCACCCAGAGAACTCTAAATCTGGCCTTCAGGCCCTAGACATAGAAAAGTTTGACACTGAATATGACATTGAAAAATTTAATGGCCCTGTAAATATTTGGGGTCACGACATACTTTATTTTGTCAGAAGAAAAGGTGATATAAACCCTGTGGGTATTATAAGAATATGGTCATTACCTATCCAAGAAGAAGGAACTATGTATCATCAACATGTTCGTCTTTACCAAATTCTAACTGACGGAAATATTCAGATTGTAGGCAACTTTGAGTCTAACGAAGTCGTTTTAAAAATCTGAGAGAGAATAATGTAATCATTAGATTTTAAGCGGCCTTTGAGGGACCAAGATAGCGCTCTACGGCCTCTAAGAGTTCTTCTTTTTCGAATGGTTTCTGAACAACTTGATTTACAGAATAATCAAAAGCCTGAGAACAAGAATTGAAATCCACCGCCCCTGAAATAATAATAATTGGTACATTTGATTGATATTTTGTTCTTACTGCCTTAATGAAATCCATTCCATTCATTCCAGGAAGATTAAGATCGACAATCATTAAATCGGGTTTGAGCTCATTGATGTCTCTGATGATATCGTTAGGATTGTCAAAAACATACATATTGTAATCTTCAAGATAGAACATATATAGATTTTGCATTTCCTCTTGGTCTTCAAGAACAAGTATAGTTTTGTTGCTCATAGTACCCTCCAATAAGATTATCGGTAAAAAATCTTAAAAATGGAGCATAAATTTTTTACCAAAATCTTATCTGATAAAAAACCTTGGTCACAAGGTGACACCTAAAAGGTTTTAAATCACCACTTTTATTATATCATGGATTCAATATGTCCCCAAAATTCTTACAATATGTAAGACTCAAGATAGTTTAAGTTATTAATATTTAAGAGACTACATATGATCAAATCGATAATCTTACATTATAAGGGGGCTTTCAGCACACACAACCTCTTATATTTCCAGGAAGGAAAATTGATGTACAAGGAGGCATTTATGAAGATGGCAATCGCCGTAGAAAACTTAAAGCATCCCAAAAACAGATCACATTACCGAATCTGGTATCTTGAATCCGACCATTTAGGTAATGTTTTATCCATTGGAGCTCTCTCAAAAGAAGATCTAATTGCAGACCTTTTTAAGAGTTACAAAAAAAATGGGAAATCGAATTGGCGTGCTTTTCTCAAATCAAAAGAGGAATCTATTGAGATTGAACTTTTTGATTTTATGGCCCAGGGTATGTTCGAAAATACACATTTTGGGAATTTACCAACCCTTTGTGAATTTCAAGAAACTCTTGATCTACTACAGATCAACCTAGACGTTACTCCCATCGCTTGTTGAACGTAGGAGGAGTTCTCTCCTCCTACTTATATTTAAAATATCCTTCTTTATGTGTTTCAAAAAGCAGATCCATTATGCCCTTCAAAACTTCAACTTCATAAACAACAACCTGTCCATTTCCAGATCCGGCCTTTTTACAATTTTGAGTATTTTTTGCAATCAATACACCCTCTATTTTCGAACCATCTCCTGCTGAGATCATTTTTGGTCTAAACTCAAATGTTCCTTGATAACTGGCAATTGTATCTCCAACTCTATTTCCATCTAAAGCTGAAAAATGCAAAAAACTATAATCCTTTGAACCCGAAACTGAACACCGTGAAGATATTTTGGTACCATCCTCTAAATAACGAACACCTTCTTCCACGCCAGAACTGATAACGATATAGGCATATTCTTTGCCTTCATCTAATGGAGCTGTCTTTGGAACATAAAGATAGTTATAAATATTTTCTGGAGAATTAAAATTTCCAACAGAAAGAGGTGTTACATATTTACTCATAAATAACATGGGCACATAGAAATAATTAAATAATGGAATTCCTGAGGTTAATTCTTGTGGAGAACCCGCACACTCCACAACCGTTGATAAACCGATACTATCAGTACTCAACTTAAGATACAGTGGAAATTTTTTTTCATGTTCTTGAGTTGAACTGCCTACTATACTTTTAAGTTTAACAGAGATAAATCCTAGTCTGGTTTGAACTCCTTCTAAAAAATCTTCTCTATTTCCATCAAAAGGTTTTGGTAAAATCAGCTTTAATTCAGAGAATTGAATGTTTCCTACGCTAGCATTACTGTCATAAAATTTTTTTCCACGTTTATTTCCTCCAGAACCAGCAGAATAGAGCTCTATGTCAGGAAACTTACTTTCATCTCCGGCCCTAAACTGAACTTTATCCAGTGATGCCGTACAACTCTTTCTACTATAAGTTAAATTTCTAATGATCGTGTAAATATCAAAAACTTCAGATTTTGCGGTAATTTTTTGCTGTCCCTTATTCATTTGAGACATCGTATGCATCAACACATAAGAGAGAATTCCACTTATTGAGACAGCTATCAGTACCTCAACCAAAGAAAATCCTTTTTTGCCATTTTTCATTATATCCCCTCAAATACTTATTTTAATAATTCAATGTCAATCTTGAGAACTTCAAATAATTTATCAACTAATTCAGATGAAGATGTTTTTTTACCAGGAATAAAATACATTAATGCTAACAAGACCTGTCCTAGCAGTGGTATAAAGAGTAGAAAAAAACTAATTAAGGCCAACTTAAAACTTATAAAACCAAAAATATCGAAAACTCTTTTCAAATAAGCGCAACAAAAAAGGTAAAACGTTCCTAAAAACAGCAATATCAGTTTCAAAAAAGGATAAATATCTGATGCGGTTACCTGAGTTTGTGACATTTTTGGATTGGATTTTTGCTCAGCATTTTTAAAAATCTCTTTGGTAATTGAGTCAATTTCTTTTTTCGCTTCTTCTCTAAAAGATTGATTCATATAAAAAAACAAAATCGATGATAAAAAAAATATACAGAAAAAAGTAATGATATACTTCATTCTTCCAAGGTAACCATTCCATGAAAACGGATTTATTTTTTCCATTATTTTTCCTTTGTAAATTAATTTTATCTGATTTTATCAACTTATTGATGAAAAAAATTAAAAAAACAAAATACGCTCCGCATTACTCCAAGTTTTACTTAGTCAAACCTGATTGCCTGTGGATGATTTGTAACAATAGGTCTATACTCCCGAAGTATTTGCTCAAAAATAACAGGAGGACGAATGAAACCACTTATCGTTGTTTGTGATGGGATGGATAAAGAAGAATATAATAGACTTTTGGGTGTTTCACAATTTGAAGTACGTGGGCCAAAACTCTCTCAAGAAGAAATCACCCAACTTCTCCCAAATGCTGCTGGTCTTATCATTCGGTCCGCTACAAATATTACCGTAGAAACTTTAGAAAAAGCTCAAAAACTCAAATACGTCATTCGAGCAGGAGAAGGAACTGACAATATCGACTTAAAAGCATGCCAAACAAAAGGTGTTAAAGTTTCTAATACCCCAGGGGCGAATAATAACTCCGCAGCAGAACACGCTGTAGCTCTTTTAATGACCGTACTTCGTCACACGGCCGCTGCTGACAAATCGATGAAAGAAGGAAAGTGGGAAAAATCAAAATACACAGGAGTTGAGTTACTTAACAAAAAAGTTGGAGTAGTAGGATTTGGACGAATTGGACAAATTTTTGCAAAAAGAATTGGAGGATTTGAACCAGAAATTCTCTTTTATGATCCCTTTATTGAAAAAACAGATCTTATCTATGCCAATAAGGCAGAGTCTTTAGAACAGATTTTTTCTGAATGTGAAATTATCTCTCTCCACACTCCATTAACGGAGTCGACTAAAGGATTTGTAAATTCAAAACTTTTAAATCTTATGCAACCCAACTCTATCCTTATCAATGCTTCAAGAGGTGGAATTGTCAATGAAGATGATCTCTATTCTCTATTAAGTGAGGGAAAAATTCGAGGAGCGGGTTTTGATGTATTTAACTCTGAACCACTTGAAAAAGAAAGCAAACTATCAAGTCTTAGTAACCTTGTACTCACTCCACATCTTGGAGCATCTACAGAAGAGGCCCAGATCAGAGTTGGCGCAATGGCCGTTCAACAAATGCAAGAATTTTTCATTAATAACAATCTTTTAAATGAGGTAAAAGCATAATGCAAACTCTCGCAATTGTAGGTTCCCAATGGGGAGACGAAGGAAAAGGTAAAATTACAGATCTCTTATGTGAGAGATGTGACATCGTCGTCAGATTTCAAGGGGGCAACAACGCTGGCCATACAATAATTGTGGGGGATAAAAAAATTGTCCTTCATTTAATCCCTTCAGGTATACTTAGAGATCACTGCGTCTCTGTAATAGGACATGGTGTTGTTTTTGATCCAGAGGCCTTCAAAGTTGAATTAGCACAAACGCGTTTAGCAGGAATTGAAATCAACGAAAGAAACTTAAAAATTTCAAAGCATGCCAGTGTTATCACATCTTATCACCGCTTACTTGATGGACTGAGAGAAAATAATGGGCCTAGGAAAATTGGGACGACAGGTAAAGGAATAGGGCCGTGTTACGAAGAAAAAATTTCAAGAAAAGCGCTCAAATTAAAAGATTTAAGAAACAGAGATATCATTATTCAAAAACTTAAAGAAAGTTTGGCCGAAAAAGAAATTCTTTTCAATTATCTTTATAAATGTGAATACCCAAGTGTAGAAGAAGAAGCAGTTCGATTATTTGAACTCGGAAAAATAATCACTCCATTTATGACAGATACTTTTTATTTCTTAGATCAATCTATTCAAGAAAATAAAAAAATCCTCTACGAGGGTGCGCAAGGTGTACTTTTAGACATTGACTACGGAAGTTATCCTTATGTCACTTCTTCAAATACTTCTGCAGGTGGAATCTATACAGGAGCGGGCATTCCAGGAGGACAGTTAGATGAAGTTTTAGGAATTGCAAAAGCATATACAACCCGAGTAGGAGAAGGCCCATTTCCAACAGAACTTAAAGATGATTTGGGAGATAAAATTCAATCCATAGGGCATGAATTTGGTGCAACTACTGGTCGACGCAGACGATGTGGTTGGTTAGACCTCCCTCTTTTAAAGTACTCTGTAAAATGCTCAAATATCACTTCAATTGCTTTAACGAAGCTAGATGTCCTAACTGAGATAGACGAATTAAAAATTTGTGTAGGTTATAAATATAAAGGTCAAGAAATCACTTGCGCTACTCCTGGAATTGATCTTGAGGTTGCACAACCAATTTTTAAAACGATGCGCCCCTTCAAAGATACTTTCGAGACTGATGAGTACAGCGAAGAGCTTAGAGAATATATTTCCCTGATTGAAGAGTTTACTGGAATTCAAGTTGGTATCCTTGCCTATGGGCCAGAAAGATCTCAAATAAAATTTTTAAAAAATTACTTTCAATAAATTAATTGAAGGGCCGACCGTTTCATGAGAACGAGTTGGTCCTTTGGTTCTTTGAATATTTCAACTTTATGCCCGTTGTACATAAATGCCATCTTTTGACAGTGTAGTTGAAGTCCTATTTTTCCATACTTATTTTGGAGGGAGTGAAGATATTTTTTATCTCCATATCGCTTATCTCCAATAATTGCATGTTTAAAATAAGCACAATGTTTTCTAATTTGGTGTTGTCTTCCCGTCTGAATTTCAACATGAAGCCTTGAAAAATATTGATTTTTTTCAACACATTTCCATATCGTTTTTGCTTCAATTCTTTCTTTTTTTAGTCCAAGTGGATTTTTTCTTCCCTCACATTTATCAGTTATTGGCTCTTCCCAAAACCCCTCGTCGGTAGAAACATTTCCTCTTACGATAGCGCTATATTCTTTTAGGGTACTAGAATCGGCCAAAATTTTTTGCATTTTTGCAGAATCCTCTGGGTTGAAAGCAACCATCATCAAACCACTTGTATCTTTATCAAGCCTATTGACCAGATGGAAATTTCGATCTGGATTTCCAATATGCAATCTCTCAACAACACTTTCGTATCCATTATGACAACTAACCCCACAAGGTTTATCTATCACCATAAATTCCTTATTTTGAAATTCTATAGGAAAAGGAGAATTCATTATTGGACTAGCTCCCCATAAATTTCTCCCATAACAGAAGATTGTAAAAAAGTAGGAATAATTTTATTAGAAAGATCCTGATCAGATTTCACAAAAACTCGAACAAAATTTGTTGTATAACCCTGCCAATGGCCTGCTTTATTTTTCTTTTCAAAAAGAACGTTATTAATCTTCCCAAGTTGTTCTTTTGCAAATCGACTAAGTTTAGCTTCTCCATATTGAGTTAATGTTTTGACCCTTTCTTTTTTTGTAGAAGCATGAATATGATTATCAAGTTTTGCAGCGGTTGTCCCTTTTCTTCTGGAATAAGGAAAAACATGAAAATGAGTGATAGGAAGTTCTTTTAGTAAATTAAAAGTATTTTCGAACTGTTTTTCTGTCTCTCCTGGATAACCTACAATCACGTCTGCTCCAATTGCAGCTTCAGGGAAATACTCTTTTATTTTGTAAATAATATCTCGATATTTAGCGACATCATAGCGACGTCTCATTGAGGAAAGTATTTCATCATCACCACTTTGCATTGGAATATGAAAATGATCCATGAACTTTTCTGAAGATTTCATCACTTCAAGTAATTCATCGTTTATAGTGTTTGCTTCAACTGATGAAAGTCTGAGTCTTTCAAGTCCTTCTATTTCTAATACTTTTTTAAGAAGATCAGAGAGTCTCTCTCCTGAGGAGCGTTCAAACTCTCCTATATTTACACCAGTAAGAACAATTTCCTTAAATCCGTCCTTTACAATGTTTGCGGCCTGGTTAACAGCATCTTCAATTGAAATAGTTCTAGAACGTCCTCTGGCCTGGGGGATTATACAAAAGCTACAAATATAATTGCAGCCGTCTTGAATTTTTAAAAATGCACGAGTGTGAGAGTCAGCAAGAGTTGTAGAGGCCCCCCAGAACTCGTTGGTACTATCAACTTTGACCATCTCTTCTTGCTCTTCATTAAGGTAATCGAAGATTTTAAATTTCTCAGAATTTCCTAAAACGAGATCAACTCCTTGCATGTTTCTTATTTTTTCTGGCTCCATCTGAGCGTAGCATCCCACAACGACGATTTTACCCTCTGGCGATGAATGATGTGCTTTTCTAATTAGATTTCTGCAGCTTGAATCAGCTCCATCAGTTACTGTACAGGTGTTAATCATAACCACATCAGCAGTTTCGCCGAAGTCTACAATTTCGTATCCTCTATCAACAAAGCCCTGGGCAATATGTCCTGTTTCAGAGAAGTTGAGTCTGCAACCTAATGTGTTGAGTGCAACTTTCTTTTTTGACTGACTCAATACGGGATTTAGTGAGATTTCATTTAGATGATCTATATTAAAGTCATTAAGGTCTAGTTCCATTTATAATCCATTTCTAGAATGCTAAAATCTAACGCACCTTAGTGAAATTTATTTCTTTTATCAAGGTGTATTTAGCTTATCTTAAAAAGTTTTTAAGATTTGTAGCTTTTTTTCCTAGAATTGGCATTGACAATACTTAGAGAATCCCTTAAATTTCATATCACTTCAGAAGGACATTACGGTCTCGTAGCTCAGTTGGTTAGAGCATCTCCCTTTTAAGGAGAGGGTCCTGCGTTCGAGTCGCAGCGAGATCACCATTTTCTTCTTCAGAAATTCCGTGCTCCCATCGTCTAGCCCGGTCTAGGACATCGCCTTTTCACGGCGGTAACAGGGGTTCGAATCCCCTTGGGAGTACCAATTTTTTTAAAAAAGCCCTGATTTTGCAGGGCTTTTTTATTTTTGTTCCAACCCAAATCCCCATAAGTTTGCGTCACACCAACCGATTTTTCTCTCTAAACATTTTTCTGAATCAAAAACATCCCCAATTTTCATCAGCTATTTACTCCGGATAATTATCCTTTACGAATTAAGAATTTGTTCCAAAAGAAATAAATTAGATCTGACAAAAAATATATTTTCTGAAGTTTAAAAATTAATTTTGGTAATTAATTGAGAAGTAAATAAATTCCTCAATTTTTATATCCTTTGATGAAGGATTCTTCATACATTAACCATCTTTTTGCAAGTTTTGCTGGTTCTTTTTGCCACTCGCAACTGCTGTTAGAAAAATTCGCTAGAGATTTCATTAAATCTTTAGGCGCATCTAATGGGAAATCTTCAAAATATGTTATCATATTATTTATTGTATCTACATTAAATCCAGAATCATTTGCGCATTTAGGATCATTGCTATAAAAAAAACTTAAAACTTTTTCTAAGTTTTTTTCAACAACTGGAGCAGCAGATTCAACTTTATAAATTGTCATGTGATGGAGAATTTCATTATATCTTTGGTTTGCATGACTTAAGCAACAACCCTTCCAATCTTTTTTATCTTGATTATAACTTTCAAGTAAAGTTAGCAGATACTGGTGAGTCTCTTGACGATGTTTTGATAATAAGAAATCTTTTAACATTACAAATCGAGAAAAACTTGGATAACTAAGTAATTCAAAAACTTCACTAGGCACCTGTGTAGGCGACATTTCTTTAATCAAAATAGCGGAATCAAACATATTACATTGCTCATAAGACTCAAGACAGTGGGCCTTTATAAAGCGAACTAATTTAACAACTGTCTCAGGGTCATTTTGTTTAATTAAATTCTGCATAGCTGGTTCTGATACAAATCTAAGTTTTTGAACAAGTAGTTTGAAAAGAATATCTTGAGAAGAGTCTGGGTTATTTGCTAAAGATATTTCATATTTGTATTTATTTTTTTTCTCAAGCTCAATTTTTTCATTTTTCTTTTGTCTTTTGTATTCAGAATATTTGTCTTCTATAATAGGAACAATAAAGAGATTAAATACTGAGATTATGATGATCACGACAAGAAGTATTATTAACCTAAAAATCCAAGTTGTTAAAGTCCCCGGCATATATTGTAGGCCAAGGTATAGTGCGACAAGTGCATTTATGAATAAAATAATGAAACTTCCTACTCCTAGAATTAAAGGCAACGGATTTATACCGCCTGAAGAACCTGAACCATGGCCTGAGAACAATTCTGCGAGTAAAATTGGTATGATTATAAGCGCCAGAAAACTTCCAAAATAATAAAATTTAAAAATAAAAAGCTCCTGGTTAGTCTGGATAAGATCATGAAGCTACAGAATCGAATAGAAAATCAGGCTATTTGGCCTTAATCATAAGAGAACCCTCAGCATATGATTCAAACTCAACAGTGCCTTGATTGATATTATCTATCTTTTTTACAATATCAGTGATTCGTTCTATGGCCTCTCTTATTTTATTATAGTTCTTATCAGAAAGGTCATCCTTATTTTCTTTTAGATTTCCCATCGCGATTGCCAATGGATTATTAATTTCATGATTATATGTAATAATCATTGCATTTAACGTTTCAAGTTTCTTTTTTTCAATTGAACTCAAATAGAAATTTTTAATCATGAGCTGATTACTTACCCTTGCTTTTGCAATCTGAACATTTACTGGCTTTGTTAAATAATCATTAGCTCCCAAATTCAACGCCTCTACAATATCATCAGTTTCATCTCTGGCCGTAACCATAATAATGGGAAGTTCTAATGGCTGATAAGTTTCTCTTAGTTTTCTAAGAATTTCAACACCTGTAATATTTGGCATAATTACATCTAAAAGAACCAGATCGAAATCTCCACTCATCACAGTTTCAACACATTTTGTTCCATCACTTAAAAATTCAGTTTCTAGATCCTCTTTGAGAAGCTGTTTGGACAAGTATTTTCCATTAACCATATCATCATCAACGACTAATACTTTAGATTTTTTTTTCATGCTGCATTCTCCCCTTTGATCAAAAGTTCGACTTCTGAAATGAGTTCAATGACCAGCTCATTTAGAACTTTAAAATCATTTTCAAGATTATCAGATTTTTTAGATCTACCTTTTTCTTCAATGACAAAAGCTGCATCAGTTACTTTTTGAGCAAAGAAGTTGCTACAGGCACCTTTAATTGTATGGGCCTCTCTTTCTATGGCCTCGAAGTTTTTATCAGCAATGGATTTTTCTAAAAGATTGATATTTCTTTTACTTAGAGCTCTAAGCTCCTCAAAAATTTCAGACAATAGTTCTAAATCGTTATCAAAATGTGTGAGTAGTTTTTGCTTATCAATCATGACACTTCTCCAAATGTAATTTCATTACCTTTTCGGAAGAGACATGAAAAAAATAAGCTAAAAAAAAACCTGTTAAAACAAGAGCTTAATTACCATGCCTTAAGGTTAAAACGTTGCATGGAGCGTGTTTCACAAGATGATCAGTAAATGAAGAACTAAATAGACCTTCAATACCATGTTTACCCCTAGTAGCTGTAATGACTAAATCTGCTTTGACTTCTTTTAGATATTCGATAACTTTTTCTTTAGGCCCATAATCAAAAAAACACTTAGTTGAAGAATTTTTTAATTGCTGCTCATTGAGTAGATTTTTTCCAAAAGATTGGAGAATATCAAGAACTGATTTTTCAATTTCAACTTTTTGTTCTCCATCAGGATAAATATGAGGAGGGACCATATATCCATAATTTTCTTGTTTGAAGACATGTAATAAGGTGACCTCTGAATCATCAATAAGATAGCTTCCCTTAAGATCTTCGACCATACTCTTTTGCATTTCTTCTACCATTGGTACACAGATGACAACTTTGCGCATATCTTCCCCCTATTTTCGACTAAAAACTAACATTTTTTAAGTTCAATATTAATAGCTTTTGCATATATAAACACCCTATGTTAATCATATTAGTGACTATTGTCGATGATTGAATTTTGAAAAAAACATGATTCAGCTTAGGTAAGGCCGAATATTTTACGCAAGACATAATTATGAATAAAACAAAAAATGAACTACCACACCATTGCGAAGATTGCCCTTCAAGGGGAAAAGGTATTTTTTGTGAACTTGAAGCAATGGCCCTAAAAGACTTAGATCAACAAAAAGTAGTTAATACATACAAAAAAGGACAGACACTATTTGTAGAAGGTAATCCCCCCTATGGACTTTATTGCATTAGTTCTGGAAATATTAAAATCACTAAGATGAGTCCAGCTGGCAAAGATGCCCTGGTAAGAATTGCAACCGACGGAGATGTCCTAGGCCATAGAAGCATTTTTACAGATGAACATTATCAGGCCACAGCAACAGCAATTGATGACACCGTTGTTTGTTTTATAGACAAAAGTTATATTATTTCACTAGTACGTAAACGACCAGAAGTTGCTATTCAACTCATTGAAAAACTAGGTAGAGATCTTGGAGCTTCAGAAGACAAAATTGCTTCGTTCTACCAAAAAAGCGTGAGAGAGCGCTTAGCTGAACTCCTTTTATTGCTTAAAGAATCTCATGGAGTAAAGGAGCAGGGTCGATGGAAAATAAATTTAAAATTAACTCGTGAAGAAATGGCCTCAATCATAGGTACCGCTTCAGAAACTCTCATACGTTTTATTTCAGAGCTCAAAGATGAAGGACTTATTGAGCAAGAAGGTAAAACCCTTTTTGTAGTAAAGGAAAAAGAGCTCATAAACCAGGCCTCATTAAATTACTAAACTATAGTTTTTTAGATAAAAAAAACTGATCTATGTAATATTTCTGAAAGGCAAGTACCGATATACTTGGCACATGAGAAGGTTACGAAACTCAAGACTATTAACAGATGAAGAATTGGCAAATTTCACTAAGTTTGTGGGACCTAGAACTTATCATACAAGTTCAATCATTATATATGAGGGCCATTACCCACATGTCGCCTTTTTGCTTGTTGAAGGAAACATCGAAATAGTTAAAAGAAATAAAAAAGTTTTTGATGTCAAAAAAGGCGTCATTATTGGACTGAGTGAACTTCTCAACGAACGTCCCTGCAAGTATAGTGTGAAGATTAATGCAAATAGCAAAGTCTGTATAATTGACAAAAGTACTCTAGATAAAATTTCAAAACTAGAGGATAACAAAATAAAAAATATTATCTCTAGTTCTTCAATGGCCTGTTAATTTAAAAACAAATTTAGAATCTTTTTAAACATTTTTGATCTTGATCAAAGTCTAGATGTTAAAGAATAGCTATGTTTTAATTAGGTCAGGAGGATTGTATGTCAATTTCAGAAAACTTTGATTTCGTTTCGGCCTTAATTGGTGGAGTCCTTATAGGGATAGCAACTTCATTACTTCTTTTTCTGAATGGAAAAATTGCAGGAATAAGTGGAATTACCAAAAATATATTAAGTAACCTACATTACAAAGAAAAAGTATGGAGAACTTTATTTGTCATTGGTCTTATGGCGGGAGGATTATTTATTCAAAAAATATATCCGGAAAATATATACAAATCTTACTCCCCTAACTTTATTCTTTCTATTCTTGGTGGACTATTAGTTGGAATTGGAACGTCTCTAGGAAATGGTTGCACATCGGGACATGGAATATGTGGAATAACCAGAAGATCTAAAAGATCAATTATTGCAACGATAACTTTTATGTCCTTTGGAATTTTAACAGTCTATTTTATGAACCTATTAGGAAAATTAGTATAAGGAGACTTCTCTATGTTTAACTTAAGTGCTCTCATTACTGGAATAATTTTCGCAACAGGTTTAGGGCTATCAGGAATGCTTGATCCTAGAAAAATTCAGGGTTTTCTAAATATTTCAGGAAAGTGGGATCCAAGTCTGGCCTTTGTGATGCTTGGAGCTTTAGCTATCAACTTTGCGCTCTATCCTTTTATCACAAAAAAACAAAAACCCATTTGCCATCACAATTTCAGTATTCCAACAAATACTGTAGTCAATAGAGGACTTATTATTGGTTCGGCCATTTTTGGT belongs to Halobacteriovoraceae bacterium and includes:
- a CDS encoding response regulator, which gives rise to MKKKSKVLVVDDDMVNGKYLSKQLLKEDLETEFLSDGTKCVETVMSGDFDLVLLDVIMPNITGVEILRKLRETYQPLELPIIMVTARDETDDIVEALNLGANDYLTKPVNVQIAKARVSNQLMIKNFYLSSIEKKKLETLNAMIITYNHEINNPLAIAMGNLKENKDDLSDKNYNKIREAIERITDIVKKIDNINQGTVEFESYAEGSLMIKAK
- a CDS encoding Hpt domain-containing protein, which produces MIDKQKLLTHFDNDLELLSEIFEELRALSKRNINLLEKSIADKNFEAIEREAHTIKGACSNFFAQKVTDAAFVIEEKGRSKKSDNLENDFKVLNELVIELISEVELLIKGENAA
- a CDS encoding universal stress protein — encoded protein: MRKVVICVPMVEEMQKSMVEDLKGSYLIDDSEVTLLHVFKQENYGYMVPPHIYPDGEQKVEIEKSVLDILQSFGKNLLNEQQLKNSSTKCFFDYGPKEKVIEYLKEVKADLVITATRGKHGIEGLFSSSFTDHLVKHAPCNVLTLRHGN
- a CDS encoding Crp/Fnr family transcriptional regulator, translated to MNKTKNELPHHCEDCPSRGKGIFCELEAMALKDLDQQKVVNTYKKGQTLFVEGNPPYGLYCISSGNIKITKMSPAGKDALVRIATDGDVLGHRSIFTDEHYQATATAIDDTVVCFIDKSYIISLVRKRPEVAIQLIEKLGRDLGASEDKIASFYQKSVRERLAELLLLLKESHGVKEQGRWKINLKLTREEMASIIGTASETLIRFISELKDEGLIEQEGKTLFVVKEKELINQASLNY
- a CDS encoding cyclic nucleotide-binding domain-containing protein, which translates into the protein MRRLRNSRLLTDEELANFTKFVGPRTYHTSSIIIYEGHYPHVAFLLVEGNIEIVKRNKKVFDVKKGVIIGLSELLNERPCKYSVKINANSKVCIIDKSTLDKISKLEDNKIKNIISSSSMAC
- a CDS encoding YeeE/YedE family protein, whose protein sequence is MSISENFDFVSALIGGVLIGIATSLLLFLNGKIAGISGITKNILSNLHYKEKVWRTLFVIGLMAGGLFIQKIYPENIYKSYSPNFILSILGGLLVGIGTSLGNGCTSGHGICGITRRSKRSIIATITFMSFGILTVYFMNLLGKLV
- a CDS encoding YeeE/YedE family protein, with product MFNLSALITGIIFATGLGLSGMLDPRKIQGFLNISGKWDPSLAFVMLGALAINFALYPFITKKQKPICHHNFSIPTNTVVNRGLIIGSAIFGIGWGISGLCPGPALASMSFQNPQVYIYTFSMLFGMFMMEKFRIK